The following is a genomic window from Butyricimonas faecihominis.
CTCCCGATCCAACCATTCATTCAAATACTTTTCGACCATACCGATCCCCGGTTTCCTCCGGGGAGAACCATCCCCCGGCATACTCCCATCAATCAGTATCTCGTCAAAAACAATTCCCTCGCCTGCCAACGTCTTCAACATAAATTCATGTGGTGGCAAAAAAGCATCCATCGGAAACCGTTCCGTCCCCAAACCATCCTGATTACTCACCATAACCAACCGATAATCCGTCTCCCGAACAATCTCCCGCAAGGCTCCAATAACCCCCGGAACAAAGGCCAGTTTCTCCATACTATCCACTTGGTAATCAACCGGCGGTTCCTGTATAATCGTACCGTCACGATCTATAAATAATATCTTCTTCATAAATCACCGAATTTCTTTAATCGCTCGATCAACAAATCATTCTCTTCCCGTGTCCCGATGGTTATCCGTAACCCGCAACTCAACCGGGGCGGGATATGCCGTACCCGAACAATAACACCACCTTCCACCAAATATTCATACAACTCCCGAAAACGCTCACAACGAATCAACACGAAGTTGGCCTCCGAATCACAGACAACCTCCAACCAAGATAAATTCCGCAAGAAACCGATAACCCTTTTTCTTTCCCGCTTGATCGCCTCCACCTTCTCCAAGAAATCAGCCTCATTCCGCAAGACATCCAAAGCCCGCCGTTGAGTCAATGAACCGATATTATAAGGCGGTTTCACTTTGTTTAAATAAATCACCAGTTCCGGGTCCGCCATACAAATTCCTACCCGTAACCCGGCAAGTCCCCAAGCCTTGGATAGAGTTTGCAACACGACAACATTCCGGCAAACCTCCTGCAAAACAACAGCCGATGGCATATCAGTAAAATCAATATACGCCTCGTCCACCACGACAATCCCATCAAAACGAGACGCCACCTCCCGGATACGTTCCAAAGGAATCACGTTCCCCACCGGATTATTCGGCGTGCAAAAGAAAATCATTTTCGTAAACCGATCCACGCTATCAAACAACGTGTTCCACTCCGGCTGGAACTCCCCGTCCAACTCCAAACACCTCACCTCCACGTCATTCACTCGTCCACTTACCTCGTACATCGAATAGCCCGGTGAAAAAACGAGCATATTATCCCGCCGGGGCGTACAAACCGTCCGGATCAACATATCGATCAACTCGTCACTCCCATTTCCCAGTACCAACCGGGAAACCTCCACCCCCTTCAATCTACCGATCTCTCGTTTCAATTCCCGCTGAAACGGATCTGGATAACGATTATATTCCGACGCGAACGGGTTCTCGTTCGCATCCAGCAATGCCACATTCGTCCCCTCGAATTCCGCACGAGCGCAGGAATACGCCTGTAACCTCTTTACATTCTCCCTTACTATATCTCCAAATTCCTTCATCCTAAATTCTAAATTTTAGATTCTACATTCCTAACCCTTACCGCATTCCCGTGTGCCTCCAACTTCTCGTTATCCGCCATTATCTCGATCGTTTTTCCCAAATAGGCCAAACCTTCCGGCATGATCTCTTGGAAAGTTATCTTTTTCATAAAGGCATCCATGTTCACCCCGCTATACGCACGGGCATACCCATTCGTGGGTAAAGTGTGGTTCGTCCCCGATGCATAATCTCCCGCACTTTCCGGGGAATAGTGTCCCAAGAAGACAGAACCCGCATTCCGAATTTCCGGCACCCAATCCAGATAATCCTTCACGCACAACATCAAATGCTCCGGGGCATAGCAATTCACCAGCTCCACACACTCTTCCCGGGAACGCAAAACAATATATTTAGAATTTCTCAGTGCCACCTCTGCAATTGCCTTCCGAGGAATCCGATTCAATTGTTTGTTCAACTCTTCTTCTACACGATCAATCAATGATTCATCGCAAGTCACCAGAAACACCTGACTATCCGGCCCGTGTTCCGCCTGCGACAATAAATCTGCCGCCACGAATGTTGCCCGTGCCGATTCATCTGCCACCACCATCAACTCCGAAGGCCCCGCCGGCATATCTATTGCCACACCATAACGCCCGACCCATTGTTTTGCCGCCATCACGAAACGATTACCCGGTCCAAATATCTTATCCACCCGCCCCACGCTCTTCGTCCCTAATGCCAATGCAGCAATCGCTTGAATCCCTCCCACTTTAAAAACACGGGTTACTCCACATAACCGGGCCGTCCACAAAATAGCCGGATTCACCCGTCCATCCCTTCCCGGCGGCGTACAGATCACCACCTCCCGGCACCCGGCCAACTTCGCCGGAACCGCCAACATCAATACGGTTGAAAACAGGGGAGCGCTCCCGCCCGGGACATACAATCCCACCCGATCTATCGCCCGACCTTCCTGCCAGCATCGGAATCCCCGTTCATTCACGTATTCACACTTCTCTGGAATCTGAATCTTATGAAACTCCTCAATATTCCCTTTTGCAACCCGTATCGCCTCCTTCAACTCCTTTTTCACAGCCTTTTCTGCCTCTTGAAACTCCTCCTCCGTCACCTCAAAACATTCTAGCTTTACCCGATCAAAATACCACGTGTACTTCTTCAATGCCTCGTCCCCATCCCTCTTCACCTCATCAAACACCGCTTTACACACTTTGTCCAAATCTTCTCCACGATTCTCCGGACGCTCCAATATTTTCATCCACTCTTCCTTCCTTGGATATAATATCTTATTCATAATCATAAATTTAATCTATTCATAAAACCTGTAACCCGTCAACCTGTAACTTGCAACTTGCCGCAGGCAATCACTCTATCATCTTTTCAATGGGTACCACCAAAATCCCTTCCGCACCCGCCGCTTTCAACGCCCCGATAGACTCCCAAAACTTATTCTCGTTCACCACCGAATGTAGAGAAAACCATCCTTTCATTTCCAACGGCATAATTGTCGGGCTTTTCACCCCCGGAAGTATATCGCAAATCTCTTGTAATTTCTCTTCGGGAGCATTCAACAGGATATACTTGTTACACTTGGCAGCCAACACCGCCTTCATTCTGAATATCAATTGTTCCACCAACCGCATTTTCTCTTCATCCAACTTCGGGTTAGCCACCAAAACAGCCGTAGACTTAAACAACGTGTAGACCTCCGTCAACCCGTTCTTAAAAAGTGTACTCCCGGAACTCACGATGTCACAGATCGCATCAGCTAATCCGATACCGGGAGCGATCTCCACCGACCCCGTGATCACGTGCGTCTCTGCCTGAATCTTATTTTGTACCAGAAAATCATTCAACGTGTTGGGATAGGAAGTAGCAATCCGTTTTTCCTGCAACCAATCTAACCCGGTAAATTCCTCCGATTTAGGAATAGCAATAGAAACCCGGCAACCTGAAAAACCTAAATCCAACAAATTCAATACATTTGCCCTTTTCTCGATCACCGTGTTCTCCCCGATAATCGCCACATCAACAATTCCATCCTCCACGTAATGAGGTATATCCGAATTTCGTAAATACAACACCTCCAACGGGAAATTAGAGGCTTGTGCCATTAACTGATCTCTCCCGTTATTAATACAAATCCCACACTCTTTCAACAATTCGAGCGTGTCCTCATTCAATCGACCTGATTTTTGAATCGCGACTTTTAACTTCACCATTTCTATCTGATTTTATCGTCGCACTGAATCCGGGAAGGCATCTATGGTATCGAAAAAAACAAAACGAGCCCGCCTGAATTCAGGCGAGCTCGTTTATACTTTTTATTTCAAATTACAGCACAACAGCATCATCTCACCTGAATACAGTGATGGCAATGATGATGCATATGATGTAATGTACTATTCATATTTTGTCTTTTTCGTTCTGCAAATGTATAAAAGGAATTTGATTATCCAAATACTTTGTACAATTTTTACTAATACAAAGTCAACCAGTAAGTACAAAATTTGCACTTACTTAATATTACTGCAACTTAGCTAATTTAACGTGAGTTCGCTATAAAAACAAATTTATATCTCTGAATAATAGAAACATAACATTACACGAAAGAAGAAACCGTTGCGAGGACGCACTCCAATGTTTCAATGTAGCGTGTCCTCCCCCTGTGCACCTTAGATTTGTACACGAAATAAATAGACGAACACTTGGCTAACAATAATAATAAATGCTTAAACTTGGAGGATAAACCAAAGTATTGAAAGAAAGGCGGGAATGGAGTGAACCAACCCCTGTGGTGAGCTTTCATGCTCGTCCCCTTATTTGGACTCCTTTCCCTTTCTTGAACCCAGGCCCGTATAAGAAATTAACTTGAATTGTTAAGGTACTTGGGACAGGTTCAAAATCCTTTCTCTCTAGACTTGTTAAACACAAAAGTATGGAAAATAATTGTTTTATAGGCATCGACGTGAGTAAAAATAAACTTGACATTTGCGTTCTTCAAGGTAAAGAAGTTTTGCAAGAGGACGTTATAGATAATAACCCGTCCGCGATCCACCGTTTCCTTGTCGACATGGCGGAAAAGCGGGGCTTGGATCTTTGCAGTTGCCTTGTTTGTGCCGAGCACACGGGAAATTACACTTACCCCTTGACGTTGGCTTGCCGGGATCTAGGTTGTCGTTTGTGGCTGGAAAATCCCGCCCAGTTGAAGTACTCGTCGGGAGTTCATCGTGGCAAGAACGACCGTGTAGACGCCCGGCGGATAGCGTTGTACGCTTCTCGATTCAATGACAAGGCCATGTTGTATCACGAGCTTACCCCGGAACTGGAACGGGTCAAGCAACTGAGACAGGAACGCTCTCTTTACCGTTCGGACTTGAGCAAGTACAAGGGGCAACTTTCGGACCAGAAAAATTTCATGGAGAGTACCGTTTACAAGGCGAAGGCAAACCGGTTGAAACACGTGATCAAGGAACTAGAGAAGATGATCGATGTCGTGGAGCGAGAAATAACGGGAATCATCGATTCTTGTGATGTTTTAAAACGTCAAATGAAAATAATAACCTCGGTGGAGGGCATTGGAAGGGAAACCGCCTTGTGTTTTATCGTCGAGACCGCGGCGTTCACAAGGTTCACCGACTCGAGAAAGTTTGCCTGTCACGCGGGAATCGCCCCTTTCCAGTACACCTCCGGCAGTAGCGTGCGCTCCCGTAACAGGGTCTCGCGCAGGGCAAACAAGCAGGTAAAAACGTTACTACACATGGCTGCCTTGTCTATAACAAGGAAAAAGAAGAGTGAATTGAAAGTGTATTACAAGAGAAAGGTGGAAGAAGGCAAAAACAAGATGACCGTCATCAATGCCATCAGGGCCAAGCTGGTCGCTCGTGTTTTTGCCGTCATTAGAAAAAATGATATTTATTCCATAAATTTTACTTGATTTACTTGTTTAAACCATAAGAATAAGGGGGAGTTAGAGGGGGTAGTTGGAAAGATAAAAACCCAAAGTTAAAAGATGACACATCACCTATTCCGGCACTTCCGAAACGACGGAATCCATCACTTCGAAATAATCACATCATCTCGTGCAAGAAACTAAAAAACACCGATATATTCCCATTTTTATCCGGTCTTTTTCCTAACGGATGGGGCAAATATGCTTTATTATATCGAACTCACCTTAATTTATCACGTCTTTCCTTTTCATAAGGACAAATTCACGAAAAACTTTCCTTTTTACAAGAGAAGAATGAATAATTTCAAAAAAGCACATCTAAAACAAAACGAGCCCGCCAGAATCTAGGCGAACTCGTTTATAATATTTAATCCAAATATATATTACTTGGCACTAACAAAATTAAGAGATATCTCAAATTCATTCGTATTCTCTTCCCAAATAGTTTTTATATCTGTCAATTTTTCAATCTGTAAAACACCCAAAACTAATTGAATCATTTCTATTGTATTCTCATCTTCTCCAGCCTCTATAATCTTTTCCATGTCTTCTTGCAATTTATCTAATGCAGGCAAAAGCGGAGTTATAAAAGGTGCCGCCATCTCCTTATCTATATAAATTTTTAAAGCATCACCTGTCTTAACATACTTCACTGGAATACCTTCTGTAATCCATTGCATCACTATTGGAAGCAGAGCATCAACATCAATATTATACTCTTTCAATTTCGCAAGAAGAGTTACTATATCTTCAGAATTACTAATATCTACGTCTTCATTATCTCCATTCACTTGTTGCGCAATCGCATTAATGCTAGGAACGATATAAATCATACTGTTCTTAGCATACCAAAATGCCAAATTTTTAGGAGAATCGCTCCAATCATCATGCGAAGCAATAAGTTGACCTTTATCTTGATTAGCAAACATATTTTCCATGGAAAAATTTTCCCAATATTTTGCAGTAATATTACCATCTTCATGGAAAGTAACTTGATTCAACACATTAAATAAAATCATCGAACCAAACAGATTTACTAATGCTGCCGCATTCTCGAAATTAGGTTTTTCCAAATCAATAGCAGACCATACAAAAAACAATGGAGTACTCTCACCACTACTTGTAGCTGACAAATTCCAAGAACCCGTTAATCCCGCTTGAGCGGTCTCGGACAATTTTGTTGTTGCGGTTGCAGAAACTTTACCCTCTACACTGATTTTACCTTCTACTTTTACATTTAAAATAACAGGTTTTGCATCAGACCGAACAATAAGCATTGCTGGTGGTGTAGTCAAACCTTCCTCTCCGGAAAAAACAAAAGAATCATCAGCCTGTTCTTCCAATTTTACATTAACAGGGATTGTTGCATAGCCCGGTATCACATTTTTTAAAGTCAACACGGCTTCTGATCCGTTTTTTACCGCCATCTGCAATGTACCTGTAGTCGCCTGTTCGCCATTAACTTCAAATGTAACTTTTTGGATTTCTATTTCATCCTGAGGAATATTCTTCCATGCTTTATCATCGTCATCACTACAACTCACAAAAAATGTTACACCTAAAATCAACAATAATAAAAATTTGTTTTTCATACTTCATTAAACATTAATTAAACATTGACTTATCCGTCCTCTCTTTAAATATTCATGCAAACAATAAATCTTCATTTATTGCACCATGCAGCCTTATTATTAGCAAAAAACGTGCAAATTTAATCAAATGTTACAAGGAGTATTCAATTTTAACACTTTAACAGTCATATATTCCTAATTACGTGATCATTACAAATCACACTTTATACTATTTAGAGATACTTTCATTTCTAATTAAATATTCCAACTACGTGTCTATTCAAAAGTAATAAATTAATTGGTTAGCATCTTGTGAAAATAACTCATAAGATATCAATTCTATTTTGTATATATGAAATCAAATAACACTAATTCAAACATTCCATTCAATAATATTTTCAAAAAAAAACCGAGAGAATCTCTCGGTTAAATTCTTTAATAATACTTTATTATTAGAAACTATTCAATAGCATTACACTTTAACCCTACTTTCAATTCAGTTGTTACGTCTAAAGCTCCAGGTAAATTATCTATAATAGGTTGCATCGGAACTTTCAAGATTGGAATTTCATAATCCCCTGGGACTAATCCTCCAATAAAGGGAATCAGAGGTTTCAAACTTTTAAGTAATACTTCATTCAAATACATATATATAGCATCAGCTTTCGTTCCTGTTCCTTTTGTTATTTCAAAATAAACGGGAATCCCCCCTGTTAAAAGCTGCTCTAAAAGTGAAAGCATTGGATCTGATCCGGTAGAACGTCCTATTTTATCTGCTTCAACCTGCTGCATAATCATCTCTACATTTGGATACACGTAACAAATATCATCTTTCACGTAATAATGAGCCAAATTCAACTCAGATAATCGCCAATCAGCATCAGGCTCTGGATTCTCATCTGTAGCAACAGCCGCATTATAAGTCGCAACAATATTTCCATCCTCTAAAAAAGCTACATCTTGTAAATACTGCTTTAATAACATTCCTCCCCCTAAAGAAAGTAAAGTTGCAACACCTCCCGTATTCAATTTCCCTTCAACCAAATAATAATCTTTAGGAAGCCATGTCATTTTTACTGTTGAAAGCTTCCATTTTTTCATCAATTCATTCTGAACAAACTTCACATCCACATCCACTGTTAACTTCCCTTTCACGATAGAACCTTCCAACGCCACTGTTCTCACATCATTTTTATTCTCCGCAACAAAAGTATAAACAGAGTTATTTTCCACCAATTGTACATCAGAAAACACCGTTTCACTCTCTCCCGGCACAACACCTTGCAACTTCAACGTTGCACTCTTTCCATCCACCGAATTAAAATCAACAGATTTCCCTATAAATACAACATCACTATATCTTAAATCTAACACACGCTCTGTACTTGTCGTAGAATAGATTCCATTAAAATCCTTTGGAGAATCCTTGTCATCATCATCACTACAACTAGTAATAAATACTATCCCTAAAATCATTAATACTAAAAACTTGTTTTTCATCATACTTTAATTTACCTGTTAAAACTATTCTCATGTTAGATTTTTATCATTTACTCCTAACAAAAATTAAGCCAAGAATGTTCAAATCGCTCATGATCATTTAAAATAGATCTAACTCACATTCCATTATATTCAATAAAAGAGAGTTGCATCATACCATAGTAATACAACTCCCTTAAATCACTTATATCGCAAATTATACTATTCCGTAATATTTCTTTGCGTCAACACCAATCCCAGTTCCGCCGTTTTCCCTTCTTGGATAATCGGTCCCAAATCCGTGATAAATCCAGCGTAACTCTGGAATTCTTCAGGCATAACCTCTCCCAACATAGGAAGCAAAGACATAAATGGTAATAACGTCTCCCGGGTCATATAGACATCCATTGTCTCTTTTTCCGTATCTTTCGTGACTTCAAAAGGAAGGCCCTGTTCCAACACGACCATGATCTCTGTCAATGGGTCAGAAGTACTACGCCCGACATCCTCTATAATACCTGCAATATTTGCCGAGATATAAAGCTTTCCTCCCGTCAAATTATAAAAGGCCATGCCTTTAGGAGACGTTGCATATTGCGGATTATTCATATCACTATTGTAAGAAGCCGTGATATTGCCATCACTCGTGAATGTTATATCCTTTAGAAAAGTGGGTAACATCCATCCAAATATACCATTCACAAACCCTATCACGTTCTCCGGAGCGACCTCGGTCTCACCGTATTTCACCTTTTCCTTATCAGTCGTAAACGTAAAATGTGTGGCCATAATGCCTGCATCCAGATTTCCTACCGCCCAAGTTCCCTCAATATCCGTGGCCTTATTCTTTACCGCAAGAGTCAGGTTCATTTTTCCTTCTTCAATTTTCCCGGAAACCTTCACTTCCCGGAAATCATTACTGCTCGTACCTTCCACTACATTTCCCGTGATCGTCACGGGAATCGCCAATGCCGGTTCTCCCGGAATCACGTTACCCAAGGTTAGCGTGTTACCTGATAAAGCGACACTCTTTCCACTCAATGCCATCCCGTCCCTTGACAACTCCAATCCCGAATCTTTATATGTCCCGTCATAATTCGGGTCCTTGTCATCATCGCTGCAAGCGGAAAAAAACACGACTCCTAAAATCAACAGTAATAATAATTTGTTACTCATAATCGATCATTTGTTGGTTAATAATATTTGGAATAAATTCCTAAATATTAATTTACAGCAAAGTGTAAGCCCAAGTTCCAATAAATCGCCTCTAATTCCGCAACACTCCCCAATAACAAGTGTCTATTTTCGCATAAACCCGCAAATCACGTCCTTACTTTTATTACCTTTGTCCCCAATTAAACAAATAAACCCATGAGACCCCAGAATTCATCCCGTGCCAAAGCCCCGCGTAGCCGTAGTTTCGAAGTACAAGAAGAAAACACGCTAATGCCTTTCCTGTTACAAGCTTTACATGACCAAAGCAGGACAGCCGTGAAATCATTCCTCGCCCACAAACTCGTGCAAGTGAACAACCGCATCACCACACAATTCGACACGCCACTCAAACCCGGGGACACGGTAACCGTCGGGATGAACAAAAATGCGGCACCTTTCCATCACCCCATGCTCAACATCCTACATGAGGACGAACACTTGATTGTCGTGGAAAAGGCAAGCGGGCTACTCTCCATGGGAACAGAGCGGGATAAAACCAAAACAGCCTATTATATACTGAACAACTACGTGAAAAATAAAGATCCCCGGAACCATATCTTTATCCTGCATCGCCTAGACAAAGAAACCTCCGGTATCATGATGTTTGCCAAAAACAAAAAAGTTCAAGAAATCCTACAAAAAAACTGGAACGAAATGATCCGGGAACGGAAATATGTCGCCGTCATCGAGGGATGCCCGCAACCGGAACAAGGACAGGTGAAATCCTACATCAGCGAGAACAAAGCCTTGATCGTCCACTCCACCTCTTCACAAGACGGGAAATTGGCCATCACGAACTACACAACCTTAAAATCGAACCGGCAATTCTCACTCGTGGAACTTGAATTGGAAACCGGACGCAAAAACCAAATTAGGGTACATATGCAGGAAATCGGACACCCCGTTACCGGAGACCCCAAATACGGGGCCACGAAAAACCCCTTGCATCGCTTGGCTCTACACGCTTTCAAGCTCACTTTTATCCATCCCGTCACGGGAAAGGAAATGAAATTCGAGACCCCCGTTCCCACGAAATTCACGACCCTGTTCAAGTAACTTGCACCGTACTCTCACCGGAGTCGTAGGCGTATCTCGTTAATATCTTGATTCCATTTCAAGATAAAATCAAGCACACATTCACGCCCCCGACACGTCAACTTCCCGTTGACTTCCGGTTAACTTCCCGTTAACTTCCCGTTGACTTACTAACGAGACTACGGTACAACTACAGTGCAAGTAACACTCGTTACCCTAGAAGAAGGGGAATAAAAAACGGGGAACACTCCTAAAAGTATTCCCCGCACATCAAAAATATTTTATTTAAAACAATGACTCGATCAACTGGTCATCGGCAAAATTCGGTAATGTCACCTTCAAATTCGGGTTTGCTTCCATGGCACGTTTGATGGCAAAAACAGCCCCCTCGTTACGAGCCCAGCTACGACGGGAGATTCCATTATTCACGTCCCAGAATAACATATTCTTCAAACGTCTGTCGCTATCGGCAGAACCGTCAAGCATCATCCCGAAACCACCGTTAATAACTTCTCCCCAACCTACACCACCACCATTGTGGATAGATACCCAAGTCGCGCCGCGGAAAGAATCCCCGATCACGTTCTGGATAG
Proteins encoded in this region:
- the hisC gene encoding histidinol-phosphate transaminase, translated to MKEFGDIVRENVKRLQAYSCARAEFEGTNVALLDANENPFASEYNRYPDPFQRELKREIGRLKGVEVSRLVLGNGSDELIDMLIRTVCTPRRDNMLVFSPGYSMYEVSGRVNDVEVRCLELDGEFQPEWNTLFDSVDRFTKMIFFCTPNNPVGNVIPLERIREVASRFDGIVVVDEAYIDFTDMPSAVVLQEVCRNVVVLQTLSKAWGLAGLRVGICMADPELVIYLNKVKPPYNIGSLTQRRALDVLRNEADFLEKVEAIKRERKRVIGFLRNLSWLEVVCDSEANFVLIRCERFRELYEYLVEGGVIVRVRHIPPRLSCGLRITIGTREENDLLIERLKKFGDL
- the hisD gene encoding histidinol dehydrogenase, coding for MNKILYPRKEEWMKILERPENRGEDLDKVCKAVFDEVKRDGDEALKKYTWYFDRVKLECFEVTEEEFQEAEKAVKKELKEAIRVAKGNIEEFHKIQIPEKCEYVNERGFRCWQEGRAIDRVGLYVPGGSAPLFSTVLMLAVPAKLAGCREVVICTPPGRDGRVNPAILWTARLCGVTRVFKVGGIQAIAALALGTKSVGRVDKIFGPGNRFVMAAKQWVGRYGVAIDMPAGPSELMVVADESARATFVAADLLSQAEHGPDSQVFLVTCDESLIDRVEEELNKQLNRIPRKAIAEVALRNSKYIVLRSREECVELVNCYAPEHLMLCVKDYLDWVPEIRNAGSVFLGHYSPESAGDYASGTNHTLPTNGYARAYSGVNMDAFMKKITFQEIMPEGLAYLGKTIEIMADNEKLEAHGNAVRVRNVESKI
- the hisG gene encoding ATP phosphoribosyltransferase codes for the protein MVKLKVAIQKSGRLNEDTLELLKECGICINNGRDQLMAQASNFPLEVLYLRNSDIPHYVEDGIVDVAIIGENTVIEKRANVLNLLDLGFSGCRVSIAIPKSEEFTGLDWLQEKRIATSYPNTLNDFLVQNKIQAETHVITGSVEIAPGIGLADAICDIVSSGSTLFKNGLTEVYTLFKSTAVLVANPKLDEEKMRLVEQLIFRMKAVLAAKCNKYILLNAPEEKLQEICDILPGVKSPTIMPLEMKGWFSLHSVVNENKFWESIGALKAAGAEGILVVPIEKMIE
- a CDS encoding IS110 family transposase, with the translated sequence MENNCFIGIDVSKNKLDICVLQGKEVLQEDVIDNNPSAIHRFLVDMAEKRGLDLCSCLVCAEHTGNYTYPLTLACRDLGCRLWLENPAQLKYSSGVHRGKNDRVDARRIALYASRFNDKAMLYHELTPELERVKQLRQERSLYRSDLSKYKGQLSDQKNFMESTVYKAKANRLKHVIKELEKMIDVVEREITGIIDSCDVLKRQMKIITSVEGIGRETALCFIVETAAFTRFTDSRKFACHAGIAPFQYTSGSSVRSRNRVSRRANKQVKTLLHMAALSITRKKKSELKVYYKRKVEEGKNKMTVINAIRAKLVARVFAVIRKNDIYSINFT
- a CDS encoding DUF4925 domain-containing protein, with the protein product MKNKFLLLLILGVTFFVSCSDDDDKAWKNIPQDEIEIQKVTFEVNGEQATTGTLQMAVKNGSEAVLTLKNVIPGYATIPVNVKLEEQADDSFVFSGEEGLTTPPAMLIVRSDAKPVILNVKVEGKISVEGKVSATATTKLSETAQAGLTGSWNLSATSSGESTPLFFVWSAIDLEKPNFENAAALVNLFGSMILFNVLNQVTFHEDGNITAKYWENFSMENMFANQDKGQLIASHDDWSDSPKNLAFWYAKNSMIYIVPSINAIAQQVNGDNEDVDISNSEDIVTLLAKLKEYNIDVDALLPIVMQWITEGIPVKYVKTGDALKIYIDKEMAAPFITPLLPALDKLQEDMEKIIEAGEDENTIEMIQLVLGVLQIEKLTDIKTIWEENTNEFEISLNFVSAK
- a CDS encoding DUF4925 domain-containing protein; this translates as MMKNKFLVLMILGIVFITSCSDDDDKDSPKDFNGIYSTTSTERVLDLRYSDVVFIGKSVDFNSVDGKSATLKLQGVVPGESETVFSDVQLVENNSVYTFVAENKNDVRTVALEGSIVKGKLTVDVDVKFVQNELMKKWKLSTVKMTWLPKDYYLVEGKLNTGGVATLLSLGGGMLLKQYLQDVAFLEDGNIVATYNAAVATDENPEPDADWRLSELNLAHYYVKDDICYVYPNVEMIMQQVEADKIGRSTGSDPMLSLLEQLLTGGIPVYFEITKGTGTKADAIYMYLNEVLLKSLKPLIPFIGGLVPGDYEIPILKVPMQPIIDNLPGALDVTTELKVGLKCNAIE
- a CDS encoding DUF4925 domain-containing protein: MSNKLLLLLILGVVFFSACSDDDKDPNYDGTYKDSGLELSRDGMALSGKSVALSGNTLTLGNVIPGEPALAIPVTITGNVVEGTSSNDFREVKVSGKIEEGKMNLTLAVKNKATDIEGTWAVGNLDAGIMATHFTFTTDKEKVKYGETEVAPENVIGFVNGIFGWMLPTFLKDITFTSDGNITASYNSDMNNPQYATSPKGMAFYNLTGGKLYISANIAGIIEDVGRSTSDPLTEIMVVLEQGLPFEVTKDTEKETMDVYMTRETLLPFMSLLPMLGEVMPEEFQSYAGFITDLGPIIQEGKTAELGLVLTQRNITE
- a CDS encoding RluA family pseudouridine synthase, which translates into the protein MRPQNSSRAKAPRSRSFEVQEENTLMPFLLQALHDQSRTAVKSFLAHKLVQVNNRITTQFDTPLKPGDTVTVGMNKNAAPFHHPMLNILHEDEHLIVVEKASGLLSMGTERDKTKTAYYILNNYVKNKDPRNHIFILHRLDKETSGIMMFAKNKKVQEILQKNWNEMIRERKYVAVIEGCPQPEQGQVKSYISENKALIVHSTSSQDGKLAITNYTTLKSNRQFSLVELELETGRKNQIRVHMQEIGHPVTGDPKYGATKNPLHRLALHAFKLTFIHPVTGKEMKFETPVPTKFTTLFK